A part of Lutra lutra chromosome 2, mLutLut1.2, whole genome shotgun sequence genomic DNA contains:
- the LOC125094216 gene encoding glycine cleavage system H protein, mitochondrial — MALRAVRSVLATACSLRVTSAPTAPCLLRPWGLRAGTVRTLRTGSALLSVRKFTDKHEWITTENGIGTVGISNFAQEALGDVVYCSLPEVGTKLNKQEEFGALESVKAASELYSPLSGEVTEINEALAENPGLINKSCYEDGWLIKIALSNPSELDELMSEEAYEKYIKSIEE, encoded by the coding sequence ATGGCGCTGCGAGCCGTGCGGAGCGTGCTGGCTACGGCCTGCAGCTTGCGCGTCACGTCCGCGCCCACTGCACCCTGTCTGCTGCGGCCCTGGGGACTGAGGGCGGGTACCGTCCGGACACTGCGCACAGGCTCGGCTCTGCTCTCCGTGCGTAAATTCACAGACAAGCATGAATGGATAACAACAGAAAATGGTATTGGAACAGTGGGAATCAGCAATTTTGCACAGGAAGCTTTGGGAGATGTTGTTTACTGTAGTCTGCCTGAGGTCGGGACAAAACTGAACAAACAAGAGGAGTTTGGTGCTTTGGAAAGTGTGAAAGCTGCTAGTGAACTCTATTCTCCTCTGTCAGGAGAAGTAACTGAAATTAATGAAGCTCTTGCAGAAAATCCAGGACTTATCAACAAATCTTGTTATGAAGATGGTTGGCTGATCAAGATAGCACTCAGTAATCCTTCAGAACTGGATGAATTAATGAGTGAAGAAGCATatgagaaatacataaaatctattgAGGAGTAA